The proteins below are encoded in one region of Manis pentadactyla isolate mManPen7 chromosome 2, mManPen7.hap1, whole genome shotgun sequence:
- the URAD gene encoding putative 2-oxo-4-hydroxy-4-carboxy-5-ureidoimidazoline decarboxylase: protein MDIEKVNSMDFGEFVDVFGNVIERCPLIAAAVWSQRPFSGLEDLEKHFFAIVDALPQSGQEGILRCHPDLAGRELQRGALTAESQREQAGAGLASLGAGERLRLAELNAQYRARFGFPFVLAARLQDRAAVPRELARRLHCPPAQELRTALGEVRKICRLRLADLFGVDPARL from the exons ATGGACATTGAGAAGGTCAATTCCATGGACTTCGGAGAATTTGTGGATGTGTTTGGGAACGTTATTGAGAGATGTCCTCTGATTGCAGCTGCTGTGTGGTCCCAGCGCCCATTCTCTGGCTTGGAAGATTTGGAGAAGCATTTTTTTGCCATTGTTGATGCTCTGCCGCAGTCGG GTCAAGAGGGCATCCTGCGCTGCCACCCAGACCTGGCGGGCCGCGAGCTGCAGCGGGGCGCGCTCACCGCCGAGTCGCAGCGGGAGCAGGCAGGCGCCGGCCTGGCGAGCCTGGGCGCGGGCGAGCGGCTCCGGCTGGCCGAGCTCAACGCGCAGTACCGCGCGCGCTTCGGCTTCCCCTTCGTGCTCGCCGCCCGCCTCCAGGACCGGGCGGCGGTGCCCCGCGAGCTGGCGCGCCGGCTGCACTGCCCGCCCGCGCAGGAGCTGCGCACCGCCCTGGGCGAGGTGAGGAAGATCTGCCGCCTGCGTCTGGCCGATCTCTTCGGTGTCGACCCCGCCAGGCTGTAG
- the CDX2 gene encoding homeobox protein CDX-2 isoform X2, with translation MYVSYLLDKDVSMYPSSVRHSGGLNLAPQNFVSPPQYPDYGGYHVAAAAAAAANLDSAQSPGPSWPAAYGAPLREDWNGYAPGGAAAAANAVAHGLNGGSPAAAMGYSGPADYHPHHHPHHHPHHPAAAPSCASGLLQTLSPGPPGPAATAAAEQLSPGGQRRSLCEWMRKPAQPPLGSQVKTRTKDKYRVVYTDHQRLELEKEFHYSRYITIRRKAELAATLGLSERLKFGFRTGEQRKGKSTRRSYSSSRRRRRPHPRSRLPSRSQVL, from the exons ATGTACGTGAGCTACCTCCTGGACAAGGACGTGAGCATGTACCCCAGCTCCGTGCGCCACTCCGGCGGCCTCAACCTGGCCCCGCAGAACTTCGTCAGCCCCCCGCAGTACCCGGACTACGGCGGCTACCATGTggcggccgcggcggccgcggccGCGAACTTGGACAGCGCGCAGTCCCCGGGGCCGTCCTGGCCTGCCGCGTACGGCGCCCCGCTCCGCGAGGACTGGAACGGCTACGCGCCGGGGGGCGCCGCGGCCGCCGCCAACGCTGTGGCGCACGGCCTCAACGGGGGCTCCCCGGCCGCCGCCATGGGCTACAGCGGCCCGGCCGACTACCACCCGCACCACCACCCGCACCACCACCCGCACCATCCGGCCGCCGCGCCGTCCTGCGCCTCGGGCTTGCTGCAGACGCTGAGCCCCGGCCCTCCCGGgcccgccgccaccgccgccgccgagCAGCTGTCCCCCGGCGGCCAGCGGCGGAGCCTGTGCGAGTGGATGCGGAAGCCCGCGCAGCCGCCCCTCGGCAGCCAAG TGAAAACCAGGACAAAAGACAAATACCGAGTCGTGTACACGGATCACCAGCGGCTGGAGCTGGAGAAGGAGTTTCACTACAGTCGCTACATCACCATCCGGAGGAAAGCTGAGCTGGCTGCCACGCTGGGGCTCTCTGAGAG GTTAAAATTTGGTTTCAGAACCGGagagcaaaggaaaggaaaatcaaCAAGAAGAAGCTACAgcagcagccgccgccgccgccgcccccacCCACGCAGCCGCCTGCCCAGCCGCAGCCAGGTCCTCTGA
- the CDX2 gene encoding homeobox protein CDX-2 isoform X1 produces MYVSYLLDKDVSMYPSSVRHSGGLNLAPQNFVSPPQYPDYGGYHVAAAAAAAANLDSAQSPGPSWPAAYGAPLREDWNGYAPGGAAAAANAVAHGLNGGSPAAAMGYSGPADYHPHHHPHHHPHHPAAAPSCASGLLQTLSPGPPGPAATAAAEQLSPGGQRRSLCEWMRKPAQPPLGSQVKTRTKDKYRVVYTDHQRLELEKEFHYSRYITIRRKAELAATLGLSERQVKIWFQNRRAKERKINKKKLQQQPPPPPPPPTQPPAQPQPGPLRSVPEPLSPVSSLQGSVPGNVPGVLGPTGGVLNPTVTQ; encoded by the exons ATGTACGTGAGCTACCTCCTGGACAAGGACGTGAGCATGTACCCCAGCTCCGTGCGCCACTCCGGCGGCCTCAACCTGGCCCCGCAGAACTTCGTCAGCCCCCCGCAGTACCCGGACTACGGCGGCTACCATGTggcggccgcggcggccgcggccGCGAACTTGGACAGCGCGCAGTCCCCGGGGCCGTCCTGGCCTGCCGCGTACGGCGCCCCGCTCCGCGAGGACTGGAACGGCTACGCGCCGGGGGGCGCCGCGGCCGCCGCCAACGCTGTGGCGCACGGCCTCAACGGGGGCTCCCCGGCCGCCGCCATGGGCTACAGCGGCCCGGCCGACTACCACCCGCACCACCACCCGCACCACCACCCGCACCATCCGGCCGCCGCGCCGTCCTGCGCCTCGGGCTTGCTGCAGACGCTGAGCCCCGGCCCTCCCGGgcccgccgccaccgccgccgccgagCAGCTGTCCCCCGGCGGCCAGCGGCGGAGCCTGTGCGAGTGGATGCGGAAGCCCGCGCAGCCGCCCCTCGGCAGCCAAG TGAAAACCAGGACAAAAGACAAATACCGAGTCGTGTACACGGATCACCAGCGGCTGGAGCTGGAGAAGGAGTTTCACTACAGTCGCTACATCACCATCCGGAGGAAAGCTGAGCTGGCTGCCACGCTGGGGCTCTCTGAGAGGCAG GTTAAAATTTGGTTTCAGAACCGGagagcaaaggaaaggaaaatcaaCAAGAAGAAGCTACAgcagcagccgccgccgccgccgcccccacCCACGCAGCCGCCTGCCCAGCCGCAGCCAGGTCCTCTGAGAAGTGTGCCGGAGCCCCTGAGTCCCGTGTCTTCCCTGCAAGGCTCGGTGCCTGGCAATGTCCCTGGGGTTCTGGGGCCAACTGGGGGGGTATTAAACCCCACTGTCACCCAGTGA